GGCTTCAGCGTGATGGAGGGCGACACGATCACCGCCGGCGACCCGGTGGCGTTCCTGGACGCACCCGAACTCGAGGCGCAGCTGGCGCAGGCCGAGGCCGGGCTGGCGCTGGCCGAGGCGCAGCGCGACGTGATCCGCGCCGGCGCGGCGCCCGAGGACGTCGCCGTCGCCGACGCCGCCGTGCAGGCGGCGCAGGCGCAGCTGGCGGCGGCGGGCGCGGCGGGCGATCAGGCCGGCGCGGCGCTCCAGCGCGTCTCGTCCGGCGCGGACACCGAGCACGCGCTGGCCCGGATCGCACTCGACCAGGCCAAGGACGAGCTCTACGGCGCGCAGTCCCGGCGCGACACGATCGGCGGCCAGCACGACCGCAAGGAGGTCGGCCAGCCGGAGTTCGACACCGCCAAGGCGGGCGTCCTCGTGGCAGCCGACGGCGTCCGCGCCGCCGAGGCCCGCCTGGCGGCGCTCGACGGCGGCGCGACCGACGCCACGCGCGCCGAGGCACAGGCCGCCGCCCGCCGCGCCCGCGCCGAAGCCGAGGTGGCGCGCGCGGCGCTGCGGCAGGCGGAACTGAAGGCGAACCAGCTCAAGGCGGGCGCGCGCCCCGAGGTGCTCGCCGTGGCCGAGGCCGACGTCGCGCGGGCGCGGGCCGCCCTCGACGCGGCCCGCGCCATCCAGGCCCAGACGTTGTTGCCCGCACCGTTCGACGGCACCGTCGGCGCGCTCCTGTTCCAGCCGGGCGAGCGCGTCCTGCCCGGCCAAGCCGTGGCGGTCATCGGCAGCCTGGATGCGCTGCGGATCGAGACGACGGACCTGCGCGAGACCGACGTGGCGCGCGTGCAGATCGGCCAGCCGGTCGACGTGACGTTCGACAGCCTGCCGGACGTGCGCATTGCGGGCCGCGTCGACTACCTGGCGCCGATGGCCGCGACCGGCCAGGGGGGCACGAGCTACGCCGTCTGGGTGGACCTGGATCGACCCGATCCGCGGGTACGCTGGGGGATGACGGCGTTCGTCAACATCCAGGTCGCGCCGTGACGATGTCGGACGGCGCCCCGCCCTGGGTCGTCGAGGCCGTCGGCCTGACGCGGGTCTTCCCCGACGCCGTGGCCGTGCGCGCGCTGGACGGGGTCGACGTGCGGATCGCCCGCGGCGAGTTCGTGGCGATCATGGGGCCGTCGGGCAGCGGCAAGTCGACGCTGCTGCACCTGGTGGGGGCGCTCGACCGGCCAACGGAGGGTGTGATCCGCGTCGACGGTCAGGACTTGGCCGCGGTGACCGACCTCGACCGCTTCCGAGCGCGCTCGATCGGCTTCATCTTCCAGATGCACAACCTGCTGCCCACGCTCACCGCCGCCGAGAACGTCGGCGTGCCGATGCAGGGCATCGGGGTGCCGGCCGCGATCCGGCGAACGCGGTCGCTCGAGCTGCTCGACTCCCTTGGGCTCGGGCACTTGGCCCACCGGCTGCCGAACCAGCTCTCGGGCGGCCAGCGCCAGCGCGTGGCGGTGGCCCGGGCGCTGGCCAACGACCCGGCGCTCATCCTGGCCGACGAGCCGACCGGCAATCTGGACTCGACATCCGGCGGCGAGGTCGTGAAGCGGTTCCAATCCCTGGCCCACGAGCACGGCAAGACGATCGTCCTGGTGACGCACGACCCCGTGGTGGCGCTGGCGGCGGGTCGGATCATCACGCTGCGTGACGGGCGGATCGACCAAGACGAGCAGGTCGACGAGGCGTACGTCAACCAGTTGAACGCGCTGCGCCCGACGCCGCTGGGCCGGCTGCTGTTCGGCGAGCGGCCGGTGGCCGGTTCGTCGTTGGCCGATGCATCGCAGCCGCCGGCCCAGCGTTTGGGATGATGTCGAAGCCCCTCCCGAGGAGGGGCCCGGCTATCTGGCCCGGCGGATCAGACGCAAGACAATGAGCAGCAGGATCGCGCCGACGGTGGCGACGATGATCTGGCCGAACAGCCCCGCGGGCAGCCCAAGGTTCAGCTGCGGGAGCAACCAGCCGCCGATGAACGCGCCGACGATCCCGATGATGATCGTCTCGAGCAGCCCGCCGGCGTAGCCGCCGACGACGGCCTGGCCGAGCCAGCCGGCGATCGCGCCGATGACGATCCAGATGAGCACGGTCTGCAGATCCATGGCCTACCTCCAAGTGTGCGTTTGCCTCGACGGCCAGCTGCGGCGGGCCGTCGTCGGGCACGATACCACCGGCGGATGCGGCGCGCCAGCGTCGCGGCAGCGCTGGGCCGCGCTGCAGCTGGCCATTCGTACCGGGACGACTATCCTGGGAGCCGCCGCAAACGGTCGATCCGCCGATCCCCACCGTCGATGCCGGAAAGGCACGCCTGAACGATGACGTCCCCACCGACGGCGCCGGCATCGATCCCGCCGACCGCCCCACGCGAGCGCCTGCCCGATCGCATCCGCCACTTCTTCCGCGACCTCGGCCCCGGCATCGTCACCGGCGCCGCGGACGACGACCCGTCCGGCATCTCGACGTACTCCGTCACCGGTGCGGCGTATGGCCTGAGCATGCTCTGGACGGTGCTCCTCACGTTCCCGCTCATGGCCGCCGTCCAGCTGATGTGCGCCCGCCTTGCGCTCGTCCGCGGCGAGGGCCTGGCCGGCGTGATCCGGCGCCGTTACCCGCGCGGCGTCCTGTGGGGGGCGTGCGCGCTGCTCGTGACGGCCAACGTCGTGAACATCGGCGCCGACCTCGCGGGCATGGCCGAGTCGCTCGAGATGGTCACGGGCATCCACCACGACGTCTGGCTGCCGCTCGTCGCGGGCGCCATCATCGCGGCGCTGATCTGGTGGAGCTACCACCGCCTGGCCCGCGTCTTCAAGTGGCTGACGCTGGTGTTGATCGCCTATGTGCTCACCGCACTGTTGACCCACCCCGACGTCGGCGACGTGCTGCGGGCCACGTTCGTGCCGCACATCGAGTGGACGCCGGCCTTCCTGGCGACGCTGCTCGGCATCCTGGGGACCACGATCACGCCCTACATGTTCTTCTGGCAGGCAGCCCAAGAGGTCGAGGAGGAGCGGGCACTCGGTCGCGTCACGGTGGCCTCGCGCCGCGGAGCGACGGACGCCGAGCTGGCCATCGCGCGCACGGACGTGCTCACCGGGATGGGCTGGGCGGGTGCGGCGATGTACTTCATCATCCTGACCGCCGCCACGACGCTCCACACGGCGGGCGCGACCGACATCCAAACCGCCAAGCAGGCCGCCGAAGCGCTCCGCCCGCTGGCCGGCGACGCGGCCTACCTACTGTTCACGCTCGGCATCGTCGGCACGGGCATGCTCGGCGTGCCCGTCCTGGCCGGTTCGGCGGCCTACGCGATCAGCGAGGCGATGCACTGGCGCGGCTCGCTGAACGACCGGCCGCGCGTCGGGGCCAAGTTCTACGGCGTCATCGTCGCCGCGGTCCTCCTCGGGCTGGCGCTCGATTACGTCGGCATCAGCGCGGTGCGGGCGCTGTTCTACGCGGCGGTCGTCAACGGCTTGCTCGCCCCGCCGCTCGTCGTGCTGATCACGCTGTTGTCGGGCGACCGCAGCGTCATGGGCGACCGGGTGAGTGGGCGCTGGGTGCGAGGGCTGGGGTGGGCGACGGCGGCGGTGATGGGGGCGGCGGGGGTGGGGATGGTGGTGACGTGGCTGGGGCAGTAGGAGCGGTGGAACGGGTGGGAACGAGGCAGTGCTGCGGGTTGTTGCTCCCCTGACTTGGTCGTACCATCGTTGGGTCCGACCTCTGCTCCGACAGCTCTGCCGCAGACAGACTTGGAGTGCACGATGGCCATGCCGGCCACGCTCACCTACACCCCGGACGAGTACCTTGCGATCGAGCGCGCGGCCGCGCACCGGAGCGAGTTTCTCGACGGGCGGATCGTGGCGATGTCCGGAGGCAGCCGGAACCACAGCCTGATCACCGCCCAGCTGATCCGCCTGCTCGGCAACCAACTCGACGGGCGACCGTGCGAAGTGCACGGCAGCGACATGCGGGTTAAGGTCGCCGACCAGGGACTGTACACCTATCCGGACGTCACGGCGGTCTGCGGCGAACCGCAGTTCGAGGACGCGCACGGCGACACGTTGCTCAACCCGACCGTGATCTTCGAGGTGCTCTCGCCAACCACCGAAGCCTACGACCGCGGCGAGAAGTTCGCGCGCTACCGCCGGCTGTCATCGCTCTTGGAGTTCGTGCTCGTGGCGCAGGACCTCCCGCGCATCGAACGGTTCACGCGCGACGGTGACGACTGGGTGCTGACGGCGTTCGACGGGCTGGAGGCGACGGTTGCGCTCGCGTCCGTCGGCTGCGGGGTGCGGTTGGGCGATGTGTATGCGAAGGTGGGTTGGGGAGCGGACAACTGACTCGCGGCGCGCGGTCGCTCATGCCGACGCCGCCAGGTGGCAGCGTCGGCTGAGCGCGTGGTCCATCGTTCCGCGGTCCGCGGCGGTCAGTTCGGTTGGATCAGGTTGCCTCCGCGCCATGCGTTGGTTTGGCCCGCGGTGGTGCTCCGGTTCGCACCGCCGCCGACGGTCGAGCGCACGCCGTTCGCCGTGTTCCGATCGCCGCCACCGACCGTCGATGCTTCGGCGGCGGCGGTGTTGCTCGAGCCGCCCGTGACCGACGCGTATCGTCCGGATGCGGTGTTGACGATGCCACCGCACACGGATGCGGCGCTTCCGGTGGCCGTGTTGCTCGTGCCTCCGCTTACGGATGCATAGGAGGTGCCGGCGGCCGTGTTGTATGAGCCGCCGCTCACGGACGCGAAGCTGCCGCTCGCCGTGTTGTTCTGACCACCGCTGACGGATGCGTAGTTGCCGCTGGCCGTGTTGTTCCGACCGCCGCTTGCGGACGCATAGCTGCGGGTGGCCGTGTTGCTCTGTCCGCCGCTCACGGACGCGGCATAGGCACCCGAGATATTGCCCTGCCCACCGCTCACGGACGAATAGTCACCGCTTGCCAAATTGCCGTTCCCCCCGCCCACCGTCGCGAACCGCCCGCGCGCCGTGTTGTTCTCGCCCGCCACGATGCCGCCGAACGCAGAATACGAATTCCCGCGCCCCACCACCACCATGTGCGACCCCGTCCTGGGATCCCCGCCGCCCGGCCGCGCCTCGTTGTACCCCACGATCACGTTTCCCAGTGCGTTCGGCCCACCGTCCGTCGCCCCGGTGCCGTTCACTACATGCAGGTTGGCACCGCTGATCGTCAGGTCGTTGCCAGCGCGCGACACATGCTGCAGCTTGTCCTCGAGGGCCGCCAGGCGTGCTTCGACGCCGCCGAGCGCGGCCACCTTGGCTTCGAGCGCGCTCACTTGGCCCTGCAGGGTGGCCACCTGCGCCTGGAGGATCGGCACTGTCGCCTCGGCCGCTTGGAGGCGGACATCGAGCGCGCACGCCGACGGACAAGACTCGAGGGCGATCACACGGGCATCGAGCTCGCAGATGTCGACGCAAGGGGGTGTCGACGGCAGGCAGTGACCCGCTGCGCCGGCAGCGTAGAGCGCAGTCACGTCGTCGTCCGAGAGGGCGACGTTGTACAGCTCGACTTCGTCGAGCAGGCCCGTGAACGGCTGGGCAAAGCCGCCGCCGAACATGAGGGGAGCGGTGTTGTTCAAGTCATACGGCGGCAGAAGGCTCGTCAGGGGGTCGAGGGCGTCGTTGACGCTGTTCACGCTGACCAGGTTGCCATCGATGTAGAACTTCACGCCCGCGTCGGGGGCGGTGCGGCGCACGGCGATGGCGACATGCTGCCAGGCACCTTTGACGACCACCGGGCTGACCGGTTTGAAGTAATTGTGGCCGCCGCCGGTGCGGACAATTTGCAGCTCGTATCGATCGTGGCGCACGACCACCGAGAACCAGCCGTCACCGGCATTGCCCGCGGGACCGGCGGTCCAGCCTCGCTTTTGCAGTAGCCCGACGAGCGCGAAGTTCGTCTCGGTTCCGGTCGGTATCTTGATCCAGAAGTCGATGCTGAAGTCGCCTGTCCCGAACCGCAGCTCCGGCGCATCGGCCACGGTCAGCGCGGTGAAGTCACCGGCGGAGGAGCCGCCGAACTCGAGCGCGCCGCGCACGTTGCCCGGTTCGACGCTTCCGCTCGGGTGCCAGACCTCGCCCGTGCCCAGCGTGAGGTCGTGCTGGCCGCCGGCGATGTCGCTCGCTACAGTGCCACCGGCTTCGTCGAACGGCCACCAGGCCACCAGGCCGTCGGGTGTCGGGGCGCAGGTCGGCAGAGTTGCCGTGGCAGCCGGCGCCGCCGTGGCGGGAGCCGCTTGCACGGAAACGGCGGCCACGGCGACGGCGGTGACAATCGCGGCGAACACGAGCCGCGGGCGGGCGGACAGGCTGCGCATGGCATTCCTCCTGCACGGTCGATGGTGAGGCCGACGGTCGGGTGTGCGGACGCGTGGGGGAACGCCGTTCAAGCGATGTCGGCACGAAGCCGTTGTCGGCCAATGAGTATCCGTATGCCGTTGGCGGGTCAAATGTTCCGTGGGACACCCACGGCTCGACAATCCACCCGCCTGAGCTGCTGGCCGCCGGATTCGGATCGTGAACATGGCGGCCTCCACCTACGGATAGCCGATGGGAACACCGCGGGATGATCGGCCGTCAACAGTCCATTCGGTGGCGACGACGCCACATCGCTACCCGCTCAGGGCTATGATCCACGCCAGGAACCCCACGATCAGCGCGACGACGGCTGCACCCCCCCAAGCCGTCACCCGGTCGCCGGCTCGCACGCCCATGAGCGCCATCGCCCCGCCTGCGATCAAGAGCACGACCATCACCAGCCCGCCGGGCCCGGCGATGAACAGGTAGGCGCAGAGCGGCAGGCCAAGGCCGACACCGACGGCGGCGAGCCGCACGTTCATGCGCCATACGCCGGCGGCGAGTAGCGAGACGGCCACGATCGTTACCGGCCAAAGCCCAAAGCGGATGAACTCATTGAACACGGTCCGGTGCCCCTAGTACTCCACCACTGTGGATTCTAGGGGTTCCCTACTCTGGTGGCCGCCACGAGCATGTTCAGTGGTGGAGTACTAGTTGAAGCGAACTCACCACGAAGGCATGGTCGCTACCGGCGACCTTTGCCCGCTCGTATTCATAGGTCATGTGCGTGACGGAGAATTCCGGCGAAGCGAGGATGTAGTCGAAGCGGTCCGGAGTCGGGTTCTTGGAAGACCCCCTTGTGTACGAAATCGCGGATGGACCCTCGGGTCGCTCGACGCGTAAGGTGGCGACCAGTTCCGGGCGGTCTTGCAGATACTCGAACCACATGTCGCGCAGGTCGTGGTCGGGTTGTGCCCAGAACCTGTTCTCATCCAACCAGTCGTCCTCCTTGATCGCCTGGAACGGCTCGCCTGGAAAGTCCAGCGTGCGCGTCCAGCGCGCGCCGTGGTTGGCGTCGGCGCCGATCACTAGCGGATCTTGTCGCCCACGCACCCAGTGGTTGACGCTCCTGTACGCGGCCGCCTTGGCGGCCCGATTCTCAGCCTTGGCCGCGTTCGGGGCGTGCCAGCTGGCGGCGGTGAAAGCGACATCGTCGAACTTGATGCGGGCGACGACACCCCAGTTCGGGTTGGGTAGCTCTGCCAACAGACAATGTTGTTCGATGACGGCACCGTTCCGCGCCAGCAGCGCCGACCCGAACCCCCAGTCTGGTGCGACGTCGGCAGAATACGCCACGTGCTCGGCGATTCCGGACTGCAGGACCAATCCAACCATCGATGCGGTCACCTCCTGCAATGCGATGACATCCCACGGTTGCTGGTAAAGGAACGCCAGCTTGGACTCGGCCCAAGCTGGACTTCGCTTGAACCAGTTCAGATTCCAAGTGGCAAATCCAACGGTTGTCATCCGTCGGCTCCCCTGTTCGTTGCCGGACCTCCGAGCTCGCTCACAGGCCTACCGGCCCAGCCTGCCAATGGCATGCGGCGCCCACAACCCCCGCCGCCCCCCGCAACGCCCCCCACTCCCCCTCGTCCAACCCCCCGAACGCGTCCGGCCCGATCACATCGTATCCCCCCTGCCGCAACCACACCGGCAGCCCGAGGAACGCATCCGCGACGCCCACGCCCAAGTTCAACGACTCGGCCCACTTGCCCCCGACGCGCACGCCGATCGGACACCGCCGCTCGCCCTCGCCGATCAGGCAGCGGAAGATCACGTCCGCGCAGTCCGTCACCGCCCACCACGTGCTCGGTTGCGTCTGTCGCACCTGCCAAGCCGCCGTCCGCGTCAGCTCGGCGCACCGCGCCAGGATCGCCGGGTCGCGCACGACCGCATCGACTTCGCGCACCGGCTGGCCCGCGACGGTCGTGCAGCTGAACACCGGCACCTGCGCGTCGCCGTGCTCGCCGAGGACCCAGGCGTCGACGGCGGCGGGGGCGACGCCGAGCGCTTCGCCCAGGTAGTAGGCGAGCCGCGCCGCCTCGAGCAGCGTGCCCGTGCTGATGACCCGCGCAGCGTCGATGCCGCTGGCCTGCCAGGCGTGCCAGGCGATGACGTCGACCGGGTTCGTGATGACGATGACGAACGGCTCGTGGCTGAACCGGGCGGCGCCGAAGATCGTCCGCGTGAGCGCGGCGTTCGCGTCGGCGACGACGTGGCGGCTGACGCCGACTGGGTTGCTGGCGCCGGCGGCATGGAAGACGACGCGCGCGGCGCGGAACGCAGCGGCGTCGTTCCAGCGCAGGCGGTGGGCGGGGTGGAAGTTGGCGGTGTGCGCCAGGTCGAGGAACGCGCCGCGGTGGGCTTCGCTCGGGACGACGACGTTGATGTCCAGCCGCCGGGTCGTGTTCGCCAGCAGCCGGCCGACGACCGCCGCGCCGACCCGGCCGAGGCCGAGGACGCTGACCGGCAGCCGACCGTCCGGCGCGAGCGCGTCGTCAGGCCAGGCCAAAGTGCGCCGTCGCCTGCTCGGCGATGTGCCGCCCGATGCTGATCGACGCCGTCGCGGCCGGCGACGGGGCGTTGAGGACGTGGATCATCCGCTCGCCCTCGACGATCCGGAAGTCGTCGACGAGCGCCCCGGAGGGATCGAGCGCCTGCGCCCGGACGCCGGCGCCGGCCGGCGCGAGGTCGGCAGTGCGGACGGCCGGCACGATCGCGCGCAGCGCACGGGCGAGCGCGGGGCGCGACCACGAGCGGACGATCTCGCCCAGCCCGAGCCGCCAGTAACGCGCCGACAGTCGCCAGACGGCTGGGCTGCCGGCGATGGCCGCCGCGTCGCGCACATCGAACGCGCCGCGCGCGTAGCCATGCCGCGCCAGCGCCAGGATCGCGTTCGGCCCGACGTGGACGGTGCCGTCGATGCCGCGGGTGAAGTGCACCCCCAGGAACGGGAAGCGCGGATCGGGCACGGGGTAGATGAGGTGGCGCACGAGGTCGGCGCTCGGTCCGACGAGGCGGTGGTACTCGCCGCGGAACGGGACGATCTGCACGCCGGGCGCGATGCCGCACAGCGTGGCGACGCGATCGGCGTGCAGGCCGGCGCACGCGACGACGTGGCGGGCGCGCACCGGCCCGCCCGTCGTGTCGAGCGTGAAGCCATCCGTCTCGCGCCGCACGGCGGTGAGGCGGCTGTCGAGCCGCACCTCGCCGCCGCGCTCGGCGACGATCCGGGCGAACGCCTCAGTGACGAGGCGGTAGTCGACGATGCCGGTCTCGGGGACCCAGAGCGCCGCCAGCCCGACGGCTTGCGGTTCGACGTCGGCGATCTCGCGCGGGCCGAGGCGCACGATGTCGACGAGGCCGTTCGCCCGCCCGCGCACCTCGAGGTCCTCCAGTCGCGGCAGCTCGTTCGGGCGGACGGCGACGACGAGCTTGCCGCAGCGCGCGTGCGGGATGCCGTGGGCGGCGCAGAAGGCGAACATCGCCTCGCGGCCGTCGGTGCAGAGCGTCGCCTTGAGCGAGCCCGGCGCGTAGTACAGCCCGGAGTGGATCACGCCGCTGTTGTGGCCTGTCTGGTGGGCGGCGACGCGGTCCTCGGCCTCGACGACGACGACGCGGAGCGGCGCGTGGCCGCGACCGTCGGCATCGCGGCCGTCGGCGGCGGCACGCTCGGTGAGCGCCATCGCCGTCGCAAGGCCGACGATGCCGGCGCCGACGAGGGCGATGTCGTAGGGTGCGGGGTCATCGGGCATTGGCGACGAACCTTGGCTGGGTCGGCGGCCCGCTCGGGTCACGGGGTGACGGTAGGCAGGTCACCTGCGGGTAATTGAGCGGAGGCCAACACCTTCAGCACCAACTCCAGATCGCCTTCCAGCATCGCCACGACGTCCAGGCGCAGGCCCGGGAATACCGCGCTATCGATGATCCCGTCGTCGTCCATCTCGCGCAAGACGTACGCACCATCATCAAGCACGAACCAGTGGATCTCGCCGGCATCGAGATCCCAGACGATGTACTCACACACGCCCGCCGCTTGATAGACGGGCTTCTTCAAGTTCAAGTCGCGCGAAACACTCGAATAGGCCACCTCAACCACAAGTTCAGGGGCTCCGGACACGAACTCGTCCTTGTCGACGTGAGACTGCCCGCCGGCTTCGGGCTTCAGGCGAAGAAACACATCGGGTTGGACTTCGGTATCGTGGGAAAGTCGAACTGTGCCGCTGTCGCTGATGCTGGTGTTCGGATGGTGTGCCGCATAGGTGCCAAGCCAAATGATCACACAGCTGGTCGCAGTACCATGAAGGTCGCGGATCGGCGATGACAAGTAGACCACCCCCTCGACCAGCTCCGCCTTCTTCAGATCAGGCCGCAGCCAATACCGCTTCTCGAACTCAGCCCGCGTCATGCTGTCGCCGCTCTCGAGCATCGGCGGCACCTCGGGGCGCGGACGGAGCACTCGCGACGCGTTGGGTTGGCGGGTGCGGCGTTCGGTCTGGATCACGGAGGGTCTCCTAGGCGTGGGTGACCGCATCGGGACAGGGCGCAGCATAGCCGAGCGGCGGGCGCCGGGCAAGCCGATCCGAACACACGTTCGGCATTGACGTCCGAGCGCATCCCGACGCGCCTGGTCCGGACAACCTGTGGATAACGCATCCAACCACCGTCCCCGCCCCACACTGTCGACCCGCCGCCGACAGCGTGGCCCCGAACGCCCGTTCGATGATATCCTCACCCCATGCCGTCGTTCACCCACCTCCACGTCCACTCGGACTACAGCCTCCTCGACGGCCTCGCCCGCATCCCGGACCTGGTCAAGACGGCCGCGGAGCGGAACTTCGACGCCTTGGCGCTGACGGACCACGGCGTGATGTTCGGCGCGGTGCAGTTCGTGCAGTACGCCAAGAAGGCCGGCATCAAGCCGATCATCGGCTGCGAGCTCTACGTCGCCAACCGAACGCGGTCGGATCGCGACAGCCAGATCGACCGCAAGCCCTACCACCTGACGGCGCTGGCCGAGAACGAGGTCGGCTACCGCAACCTCCTCTCCCTCGTCAGCCGCGCCCAGCTCGAGGGCTTCTACTACAAGCCCCGCGTCGACCGCGAGCTCCTCACCGCGCACGCCGAGGGCGTTATCGTCTTCTCGGGCTGCCCGGCCGCCGAGGTGGCGCGCTGGCTCATGGAGGGCCAGTACGACAAGGCGCGCGAGGCGGCCGCCTGGTACGCCGATACGTTCCCCGGCCGCTACTACATCGAGCTCCAGGTCCACGACATCCACTTCATCCCGCAGCTGAACAAAGACCTGCTGCGCCTCGCGGACGACCTCGGCCTGCCGACGGTGGCGACGAACGACGTCCACTACTGCCGCGAGACGGACGTCCGGGCGCACGAGGTCCTGCTGTGCGTCCAGACGCAGACGACGATGAACGACCCGAAGCGCATGAAGATCGGCGACACGTTCTACCTGCGCACGGCCGAGGAGATGGCCCACCTCTTCCGCGAGATGCCGCAGGCCCTGACGACAACCGCCGAGATCGCCGAGCGCTGCAACGTCACGCTCGACTTCGACGGCTACAAGCTGCCGCAGTTCGACGTCCCCGCCGGCCACACCCCCGCCACGTACCTGCGCGCGCTATGCGACGAGGGCGTCGCGGCGCGCTACCCGGCGGTGACGGACGAGGTCAGGCAGCGGCTGGACTACGAGCTCTCCGTCATCGGCCAGATGGGCTTCGACAGCTACTTCCTCATTGTCTGGGACCTCTGCCGCTTCGCCGCCGACGAGGGCGTCTGGTGGAACGTCCGCGGCTCGGGCGCCGGCAGCATCGTCAGCTACGCCCTGCGGATCACGAACCTCGACCCGCTCCACCACCAGCTGTTCTTCGAGCGCTTCCTGAACCCGTCCCGCATCAGCATGCCGGACATCGACCTGGACTTCCCCGACGACCAGCGGGACCTGCTCATCCAGTACACCTTCCGCAAGTACGGCCACGACCGCGTCGCCCAGATCATCACGTTCGGGACGATGGGCGCCCGCGCCGCCATCCGCGACGCCGGCCGCGCCCTCGACTACCCGCTGGCCGACGTCGACCGCGTCGCCCGCCTCGTGCCGGCGATCCCGGGCAAGGCGTGCGGGATCGCGGACGCGATGCGGCCCGGGACGGGCGAGGAGCCGAACGAGTTCTACACCGCCGACCTCGTCCAGATCTACAAAGCCGAGCCGGACGTCAAGATCCTGCTCGACACCGCCCAGACGCTGGAGGGCGTCGCCCGCCACGCCTCCACCCACGCCGCGGGCGTCGTGATCTGCGACCGGCCGCTCGTCGAGGTCCTCCCGCTCCACCGGCCGACGCGCGGCAGCGACGACGCAGCGGCGGTGGCGGACCTGCTGGCCGTCACGCAGTACAACATGAAGGACGTCGAGACGCTCGGCCTCCTGAAGGTGGACTTCCTCGGCCTCTCGACGCTGACCG
The nucleotide sequence above comes from Candidatus Avedoeria danica. Encoded proteins:
- a CDS encoding Uma2 family endonuclease; this encodes MPATLTYTPDEYLAIERAAAHRSEFLDGRIVAMSGGSRNHSLITAQLIRLLGNQLDGRPCEVHGSDMRVKVADQGLYTYPDVTAVCGEPQFEDAHGDTLLNPTVIFEVLSPTTEAYDRGEKFARYRRLSSLLEFVLVAQDLPRIERFTRDGDDWVLTAFDGLEATVALASVGCGVRLGDVYAKVGWGADN
- a CDS encoding efflux RND transporter periplasmic adaptor subunit; amino-acid sequence: MTALLDKRYRPWWIAAAVVALIAVLFSGGRAWQAARAPAPTPTPDTAADTVVWASGKVVPVRRATLSFGTAGRLVGFSVMEGDTITAGDPVAFLDAPELEAQLAQAEAGLALAEAQRDVIRAGAAPEDVAVADAAVQAAQAQLAAAGAAGDQAGAALQRVSSGADTEHALARIALDQAKDELYGAQSRRDTIGGQHDRKEVGQPEFDTAKAGVLVAADGVRAAEARLAALDGGATDATRAEAQAAARRARAEAEVARAALRQAELKANQLKAGARPEVLAVAEADVARARAALDAARAIQAQTLLPAPFDGTVGALLFQPGERVLPGQAVAVIGSLDALRIETTDLRETDVARVQIGQPVDVTFDSLPDVRIAGRVDYLAPMAATGQGGTSYAVWVDLDRPDPRVRWGMTAFVNIQVAP
- a CDS encoding Uma2 family endonuclease gives rise to the protein MRSPTPRRPSVIQTERRTRQPNASRVLRPRPEVPPMLESGDSMTRAEFEKRYWLRPDLKKAELVEGVVYLSSPIRDLHGTATSCVIIWLGTYAAHHPNTSISDSGTVRLSHDTEVQPDVFLRLKPEAGGQSHVDKDEFVSGAPELVVEVAYSSVSRDLNLKKPVYQAAGVCEYIVWDLDAGEIHWFVLDDGAYVLREMDDDGIIDSAVFPGLRLDVVAMLEGDLELVLKVLASAQLPAGDLPTVTP
- a CDS encoding Nramp family divalent metal transporter; this translates as MTSPPTAPASIPPTAPRERLPDRIRHFFRDLGPGIVTGAADDDPSGISTYSVTGAAYGLSMLWTVLLTFPLMAAVQLMCARLALVRGEGLAGVIRRRYPRGVLWGACALLVTANVVNIGADLAGMAESLEMVTGIHHDVWLPLVAGAIIAALIWWSYHRLARVFKWLTLVLIAYVLTALLTHPDVGDVLRATFVPHIEWTPAFLATLLGILGTTITPYMFFWQAAQEVEEERALGRVTVASRRGATDAELAIARTDVLTGMGWAGAAMYFIILTAATTLHTAGATDIQTAKQAAEALRPLAGDAAYLLFTLGIVGTGMLGVPVLAGSAAYAISEAMHWRGSLNDRPRVGAKFYGVIVAAVLLGLALDYVGISAVRALFYAAVVNGLLAPPLVVLITLLSGDRSVMGDRVSGRWVRGLGWATAAVMGAAGVGMVVTWLGQ
- the lhgO gene encoding L-2-hydroxyglutarate oxidase, which gives rise to MPDDPAPYDIALVGAGIVGLATAMALTERAAADGRDADGRGHAPLRVVVVEAEDRVAAHQTGHNSGVIHSGLYYAPGSLKATLCTDGREAMFAFCAAHGIPHARCGKLVVAVRPNELPRLEDLEVRGRANGLVDIVRLGPREIADVEPQAVGLAALWVPETGIVDYRLVTEAFARIVAERGGEVRLDSRLTAVRRETDGFTLDTTGGPVRARHVVACAGLHADRVATLCGIAPGVQIVPFRGEYHRLVGPSADLVRHLIYPVPDPRFPFLGVHFTRGIDGTVHVGPNAILALARHGYARGAFDVRDAAAIAGSPAVWRLSARYWRLGLGEIVRSWSRPALARALRAIVPAVRTADLAPAGAGVRAQALDPSGALVDDFRIVEGERMIHVLNAPSPAATASISIGRHIAEQATAHFGLA
- a CDS encoding ABC transporter ATP-binding protein, whose protein sequence is MSDGAPPWVVEAVGLTRVFPDAVAVRALDGVDVRIARGEFVAIMGPSGSGKSTLLHLVGALDRPTEGVIRVDGQDLAAVTDLDRFRARSIGFIFQMHNLLPTLTAAENVGVPMQGIGVPAAIRRTRSLELLDSLGLGHLAHRLPNQLSGGQRQRVAVARALANDPALILADEPTGNLDSTSGGEVVKRFQSLAHEHGKTIVLVTHDPVVALAAGRIITLRDGRIDQDEQVDEAYVNQLNALRPTPLGRLLFGERPVAGSSLADASQPPAQRLG
- a CDS encoding endonuclease/exonuclease/phosphatase family protein, translating into MTTVGFATWNLNWFKRSPAWAESKLAFLYQQPWDVIALQEVTASMVGLVLQSGIAEHVAYSADVAPDWGFGSALLARNGAVIEQHCLLAELPNPNWGVVARIKFDDVAFTAASWHAPNAAKAENRAAKAAAYRSVNHWVRGRQDPLVIGADANHGARWTRTLDFPGEPFQAIKEDDWLDENRFWAQPDHDLRDMWFEYLQDRPELVATLRVERPEGPSAISYTRGSSKNPTPDRFDYILASPEFSVTHMTYEYERAKVAGSDHAFVVSSLQLVLHH
- a CDS encoding GlsB/YeaQ/YmgE family stress response membrane protein → MDLQTVLIWIVIGAIAGWLGQAVVGGYAGGLLETIIIGIVGAFIGGWLLPQLNLGLPAGLFGQIIVATVGAILLLIVLRLIRRAR